A part of Armatimonadota bacterium genomic DNA contains:
- a CDS encoding enoyl-CoA hydratase/isomerase family protein, protein MLKTERDGSVLRLTLARPDVRNAFNDELIAALTSAFRDVDDSTRVVVLAGEGKSFCAGGDLEWMRKAAGYTEEQNVEDAMRLAGLFQSMVDCPAVVIARIHGAAFGGGCGLVAASDVAIVGRSALFCFSEVRLGLIPATISNFVLPKIGNGNARWLFTTAEAFGPETALRIGLVHDVVDDDALDEGVANRVASVLKCGPQAVAKAKKLSVEGPYPLERSARELAVARAGAEGQEGVGAFLEKRPATYVVD, encoded by the coding sequence ATGCTCAAGACCGAACGGGACGGTTCCGTCCTCCGGCTGACTCTAGCCCGGCCCGACGTCCGCAACGCCTTTAACGACGAACTCATCGCTGCTTTGACCTCGGCCTTTCGTGACGTCGACGACTCGACAAGGGTCGTCGTCCTCGCCGGCGAAGGGAAGTCCTTTTGCGCGGGCGGGGACCTGGAATGGATGCGTAAGGCCGCCGGTTACACAGAGGAACAGAACGTCGAGGACGCGATGCGGCTTGCGGGCCTGTTCCAATCGATGGTGGACTGCCCCGCGGTCGTCATCGCCAGGATCCACGGGGCAGCGTTCGGAGGCGGTTGCGGACTTGTCGCGGCGAGCGACGTCGCGATCGTCGGCCGTTCGGCACTGTTCTGTTTCAGCGAAGTCCGGCTCGGACTGATCCCTGCAACGATCTCGAATTTCGTCCTACCCAAGATCGGAAACGGGAACGCCAGATGGTTGTTCACGACGGCAGAGGCGTTCGGACCGGAAACCGCGCTGAGGATCGGGCTCGTCCACGACGTGGTCGATGACGATGCTTTGGACGAAGGGGTCGCGAACCGCGTCGCTTCGGTCCTGAAGTGCGGGCCGCAAGCCGTGGCGAAAGCCAAGAAACTGAGCGTCGAAGGCCCTTACCCCCTCGAACGGAGCGCCCGGGAACTGGCCGTCGCCAGGGCGGGCGCGGAGGGTCAAGAGGGCGTCGGCGCTTTCCTGGAGAAGCGACCGGCCACGTACGTCGTCGACTAG